Proteins found in one Exiguobacterium sp. 9-2 genomic segment:
- the efeB gene encoding iron uptake transporter deferrochelatase/peroxidase subunit, producing the protein MKPIQEGVTRRDVLKVAGLTSLGAALYASGLEKFLPRTLTVEASDQEPFYGTYQAGILTPPQNHVQVVAFDIKTERRDELVDLLKRWTRLCARLAAGLPYGDSDSRYVPPEDTGEADGLSAGHLTFTFGCGPSLFDGRFGIQHKRPEALKPLPTFDLDRLDEKWGGGDLVVQVCGDDAQVVFHAIRNLVRVGRGTVAMRWSQAGFQRSKAADASGGTPRNLFGFKDGTGNPDVSKQQVRKESLFCQWQDGTPWLTNGSFLVVRRIQMHLEVWDRTILKEQERTFGRERASGAPLGSTDEFASVTPAKRQARGEAALPVDSHTAVAHGDGKTAILRRSYSYQDGIDEKTGALDAGLLFLSYQRSPKQFIAIQRRLAAQDRLNEYITHRGSAIFACFGGISKGGYIGDALFA; encoded by the coding sequence ATGAAACCAATACAAGAAGGCGTCACGCGACGGGATGTCCTGAAGGTCGCAGGCTTGACGAGTCTCGGGGCCGCCCTGTATGCCAGTGGTCTTGAGAAGTTTCTTCCGCGGACATTAACTGTTGAAGCAAGTGATCAAGAGCCGTTCTACGGGACGTATCAGGCAGGCATTTTGACACCACCACAAAACCACGTCCAAGTCGTAGCGTTTGATATCAAGACGGAGCGACGCGATGAACTCGTTGATTTATTAAAACGCTGGACACGGTTATGTGCCCGACTTGCGGCTGGGTTACCATATGGCGATTCCGACTCCCGTTACGTCCCACCGGAAGATACGGGGGAAGCGGACGGATTATCTGCCGGTCATTTGACGTTTACGTTCGGGTGCGGTCCAAGTCTATTTGACGGTCGCTTTGGTATTCAGCATAAACGACCGGAGGCGCTTAAACCGTTGCCGACGTTCGATCTCGATCGTTTAGATGAAAAATGGGGCGGAGGTGATCTTGTCGTTCAAGTTTGCGGTGATGATGCGCAAGTCGTCTTCCATGCAATTCGTAACCTCGTCCGTGTTGGGCGCGGAACGGTCGCGATGCGATGGTCGCAAGCTGGCTTCCAGCGCAGTAAAGCAGCAGATGCCTCTGGCGGGACGCCGCGCAATCTATTCGGCTTCAAGGATGGCACGGGAAATCCCGACGTCTCGAAGCAACAAGTCCGGAAAGAATCGCTCTTTTGTCAGTGGCAGGACGGGACGCCGTGGTTAACGAACGGCTCGTTCCTCGTCGTCCGCCGCATTCAGATGCATCTCGAGGTTTGGGACCGGACGATCCTGAAGGAACAGGAACGGACTTTCGGACGCGAACGTGCTTCCGGGGCACCGCTCGGCTCAACAGACGAGTTCGCTTCCGTCACCCCAGCGAAACGACAAGCTCGTGGCGAAGCTGCCTTACCGGTTGACTCGCATACCGCTGTCGCGCATGGAGACGGGAAGACAGCGATCCTACGCCGTTCCTACTCTTATCAAGACGGCATTGATGAGAAGACAGGTGCCCTCGATGCTGGACTACTCTTTTTATCGTATCAGCGTTCGCCAAAACAATTCATCGCGATTCAGCGCCGTCTTGCCGCGCAGGATCGACTGAATGAATACATCACGCACCGTGGAAGTGCCATTTTCGCCTGCTTCGGTGGGATCTCGAAAGGAGGCTACATCGGTGATGCGTTATTTGCGTAA
- a CDS encoding FTR1 family iron permease: protein MRYLRNLVLLLVLLVAGQHAVPVHAASTDDLYVAIGQALSAVASEDRTALNQAIEELGQAAQDLPDQQAAITKAVKQVDAKRSATFPEVREQLTALSAAVRKQEEATKPKTDPVAKAKVKQLLSLTNEMRQVKASDRPAAEQRLLTAWATHESLVRNDSIGHYGNIEMALASIRIAAARKPADTKEWKAALDQFDNAIQSFLDGEQVQAKKTRLQSLLTPLEEAQTALAASDLPQAELALESFLKTWPRAEGEVRTRNEGLYSQLESDVPLLLARLTPETRQKTAQELQSFENAIAQLQTKTHYTFIDAMLVMLREGLEALLIVSALVAFARKSRTKQEGKVWAGAGLGLIASGLLALILQTVFQASFAATGREQIEGYTGIVAVVVMLFVGYWLHSKSAVAKRKHFLSTLSTTSLFFVSFLTIFREGAETLLFYIGMAPAMTKTALLSGIGLAIVIIGLVSYAVIQIGVRLPIHRLFQVASWLIYLMAFKILGTSLHALQLTNVLPIHPINGLGTAGWIGFYPTIETLIPQVVLMILIAMFTIWQKRRTAAIQTAA, encoded by the coding sequence ATGCGTTATTTGCGTAATCTTGTCCTTTTACTTGTACTCCTTGTAGCTGGTCAACACGCGGTGCCTGTCCATGCTGCTTCGACGGATGATCTCTATGTCGCAATCGGACAAGCGCTGTCTGCCGTCGCAAGTGAAGATCGCACGGCACTGAATCAAGCCATCGAAGAATTAGGGCAAGCTGCTCAAGATTTACCTGATCAACAAGCAGCAATCACGAAAGCCGTCAAACAGGTCGATGCAAAACGGTCGGCAACGTTTCCCGAGGTCCGCGAGCAACTAACGGCACTCTCTGCTGCCGTTCGGAAGCAGGAAGAAGCAACGAAACCGAAGACAGATCCGGTTGCGAAAGCAAAGGTGAAGCAATTACTTTCGCTTACGAACGAGATGCGTCAAGTCAAAGCGAGCGATCGTCCGGCAGCGGAACAACGATTGTTGACCGCATGGGCAACGCACGAAAGTCTTGTCCGTAATGACAGTATCGGTCACTATGGCAACATCGAGATGGCGCTTGCCTCGATTCGGATCGCCGCGGCGCGAAAGCCTGCGGATACGAAGGAGTGGAAGGCGGCACTTGATCAATTCGACAATGCAATCCAGTCCTTCCTCGACGGAGAACAAGTCCAAGCGAAGAAAACAAGACTGCAGTCACTGCTGACACCGCTTGAAGAGGCGCAGACCGCGCTTGCAGCAAGTGATTTGCCCCAGGCGGAGCTGGCACTCGAATCGTTTCTGAAGACCTGGCCGCGAGCCGAAGGCGAGGTCCGGACACGAAATGAAGGTCTCTATTCCCAGCTTGAATCAGACGTACCCCTGCTACTTGCTCGGCTGACGCCGGAAACTCGGCAAAAGACGGCACAAGAACTCCAGTCGTTCGAGAATGCTATTGCACAATTACAAACAAAGACGCATTATACGTTCATCGACGCGATGCTCGTGATGCTCCGGGAAGGTTTGGAAGCATTATTAATCGTCAGTGCACTTGTTGCCTTTGCACGGAAAAGCCGAACCAAACAAGAAGGTAAGGTCTGGGCAGGTGCCGGGCTTGGTCTGATCGCAAGTGGTCTGTTAGCCCTCATCCTGCAGACAGTCTTTCAAGCCTCATTCGCAGCAACAGGTCGCGAACAAATCGAGGGCTATACGGGAATCGTCGCGGTCGTCGTCATGCTGTTCGTCGGCTACTGGTTGCACTCGAAAAGCGCCGTCGCGAAACGCAAACACTTTTTGTCGACGCTCTCAACGACGTCCTTGTTCTTCGTCAGTTTCTTGACAATCTTCCGGGAAGGTGCCGAGACGTTGTTATTCTACATCGGAATGGCACCAGCGATGACGAAGACTGCCTTGTTGTCCGGGATTGGTCTTGCAATCGTCATCATCGGACTCGTCTCGTATGCGGTCATCCAGATCGGTGTTCGTTTACCGATCCATCGTTTGTTCCAAGTCGCATCCTGGTTAATTTATCTGATGGCATTCAAGATTCTTGGTACGAGTCTGCACGCGTTGCAGCTGACAAACGTCTTACCGATCCATCCGATCAATGGACTCGGAACCGCCGGCTGGATCGGCTTCTATCCGACGATCGAGACACTCATCCCGCAAGTCGTCCTGATGATTTTGATTGCGATGTTTACGATCTGGCAAAAACGACGCACAGCAGCAATCCAGACGGCTGCTTAA
- a CDS encoding general stress protein codes for MLETRIVRNMTAVDAEVTSLKSSGYSNKQIYIFAKDEELAERIANDTQTLPYRVTKKSFFETLLSAVRSNRKDRIAQLSELGMTKDVAEDLEDEVRHGRIVIVGSKSDLLNPAFAASYVADEATDYGAGVPKLEDEETTTTLPADQNVKLKDE; via the coding sequence ATGCTTGAAACGCGCATCGTACGAAACATGACCGCTGTCGACGCAGAAGTGACGAGCCTTAAATCAAGTGGTTATTCGAATAAACAGATCTACATCTTTGCGAAAGACGAAGAACTCGCGGAACGCATCGCGAACGATACGCAGACGTTACCGTATCGCGTGACGAAGAAGTCGTTCTTCGAGACCTTATTATCAGCCGTCCGGAGTAACCGGAAAGACCGGATCGCTCAGTTGTCCGAGCTTGGTATGACGAAGGATGTCGCCGAGGACCTAGAAGATGAAGTCCGACACGGTCGGATTGTCATCGTCGGTTCGAAGTCTGATTTACTGAATCCAGCGTTTGCGGCATCGTATGTGGCGGATGAAGCAACCGATTATGGTGCTGGCGTCCCGAAACTCGAAGATGAGGAAACGACAACAACATTACCAGCCGATCAAAATGTCAAATTAAAAGATGAATGA
- a CDS encoding YciI family protein — MQFLYIGYYDADQMDALSKEEIDALMSRCDALMNTFNKQVNVLSDWHPGLATQALYWRDGVVQTNDEPDRSSGEQIGSLIVFEARDLDHAMELAFLHPTTQVAEGESYGWRAEVRPLSGTS; from the coding sequence ATGCAATTCTTATATATTGGCTATTACGATGCAGACCAGATGGATGCTTTATCGAAGGAAGAGATTGACGCCTTGATGTCGCGTTGTGATGCGTTGATGAACACCTTTAATAAACAAGTGAACGTTTTATCAGACTGGCACCCGGGTCTAGCGACACAAGCACTTTACTGGCGAGATGGTGTCGTGCAGACGAATGATGAACCAGATCGCTCGAGTGGGGAGCAAATCGGCAGTTTGATCGTCTTTGAAGCACGTGATTTAGATCATGCGATGGAACTAGCTTTCCTTCATCCGACGACTCAAGTCGCAGAAGGGGAATCTTACGGTTGGCGAGCGGAAGTTCGACCGTTATCAGGTACCTCATGA
- a CDS encoding putative quinol monooxygenase, with amino-acid sequence MMYGLWTTFTTRNGQRDNVIALLLEAAASLATHPGCLHYIISRSDEPDVLHVREIWTDSATHQASLTLPVTQHLITQARPLLEHVERVLEDQPLGGKGLI; translated from the coding sequence ATGATGTATGGATTATGGACGACATTTACGACTCGAAACGGACAACGCGACAACGTCATTGCCCTGTTGCTTGAAGCTGCGGCTTCTCTTGCGACGCATCCGGGCTGCCTGCACTACATCATCAGCCGTTCTGACGAGCCAGATGTTTTGCATGTTCGCGAAATTTGGACGGATTCGGCTACTCATCAAGCATCCTTAACTTTACCGGTGACGCAGCACTTGATTACGCAAGCGCGTCCGTTACTTGAACATGTTGAACGTGTACTGGAAGATCAACCGCTCGGTGGCAAAGGACTCATATAA
- a CDS encoding flavodoxin family protein, protein MYTIYGSSRKGNSEWLGEQALKGIRHVAVDLANVSIQPIEDRRHHGGFLPIGDDYRRIVEAMLEHDDILFITPIYWYSMSTKMKLFIDRFSESLRDEELDFKSRMAGKRFHLIAVGGDDPRIKGQALVTQFKHIASFLGATLETTILAEGNAPGEVEHDQEAIVAIEAFREKMSGARV, encoded by the coding sequence ATGTATACGATTTATGGTAGCTCACGTAAAGGAAACAGTGAATGGCTCGGTGAACAAGCGTTGAAAGGCATCCGTCATGTGGCTGTCGATTTGGCGAACGTCTCGATTCAGCCGATTGAAGACCGCCGTCATCATGGTGGCTTTTTGCCGATCGGTGATGATTATCGCCGAATCGTCGAAGCGATGCTTGAACACGATGACATCCTGTTCATCACACCGATTTACTGGTACTCGATGTCGACGAAGATGAAATTATTCATCGACCGATTCAGCGAGTCACTTCGCGACGAAGAGCTCGACTTCAAAAGCCGAATGGCAGGGAAACGATTCCACTTGATTGCCGTCGGTGGAGACGATCCACGCATCAAAGGACAGGCACTCGTCACGCAGTTCAAGCATATCGCGTCGTTCCTCGGTGCGACGCTTGAGACAACGATTCTTGCCGAAGGGAATGCACCGGGTGAGGTCGAACACGATCAAGAAGCAATTGTGGCCATCGAGGCGTTTCGCGAAAAAATGTCAGGTGCACGTGTTTAA
- a CDS encoding alpha/beta fold hydrolase, which yields MHCIAEWNGQRFDYRDSGSGPVILLIHGTQSDYREIYHVEKLIAAGYRVIVPSRPGYGRTPLQLADNPEALATFYAGWLASRQIEHYTVYGISAGGPTAIALAGMDTGVHALVLACAMTHRISLPYHRLLIQPVLQRPLQFIQWGIWAYVKDKIRKFPEEAAVRMVEMTSLLPRETIRTHISETDASLLYEVGLQNGPGRGVLFDITQDLGQERLEAVTCPVLIVHSKSDRAVPFEHAEYARRSIPHAQFIESKSPGHLIWIGPSARWDERMIERFIAFNQMT from the coding sequence ATGCATTGTATCGCAGAATGGAACGGTCAGCGCTTTGATTACCGGGATAGCGGAAGCGGTCCCGTCATTCTTTTAATTCATGGGACGCAGTCGGATTATCGGGAAATCTACCATGTCGAGAAATTGATTGCTGCAGGGTATCGCGTCATCGTACCATCGCGTCCGGGGTATGGGCGAACACCACTTCAACTCGCAGATAATCCAGAGGCGCTCGCGACATTTTACGCCGGGTGGCTCGCATCCCGTCAAATCGAACACTATACCGTTTACGGCATCTCAGCCGGAGGACCGACGGCGATCGCCCTTGCCGGAATGGATACGGGCGTTCATGCCCTCGTCTTAGCATGTGCGATGACGCATCGGATTTCACTTCCTTATCATCGCCTACTCATCCAACCGGTCTTGCAGCGTCCCTTGCAGTTCATTCAATGGGGGATTTGGGCGTATGTGAAGGATAAAATTCGGAAGTTTCCTGAAGAAGCGGCCGTCCGGATGGTCGAGATGACGAGTCTCTTACCACGCGAAACAATCCGTACTCACATCAGTGAGACGGATGCTTCGTTGTTATATGAGGTCGGTCTTCAAAATGGTCCAGGAAGGGGTGTGTTATTCGATATCACGCAAGACTTAGGACAAGAGCGACTCGAAGCCGTCACGTGTCCGGTTTTGATCGTCCATTCAAAGTCAGACCGTGCTGTTCCGTTCGAACACGCGGAATACGCTCGACGAAGCATTCCGCATGCACAGTTCATCGAATCGAAGAGCCCCGGTCATCTCATTTGGATTGGTCCATCCGCGCGTTGGGATGAACGCATGATTGAACGCTTCATCGCTTTCAATCAGATGACTTGA
- a CDS encoding helix-turn-helix transcriptional regulator encodes MSNEKLTNRDRLLAVREIFERQSDEDHTLTLEELSMELSKRGLIEKLSRKSLKDDIAALAKSGFDVVAEETKNGLAIPYHLVSRPFEHHQLRLLVDAIASAKFISESETTALVKTLQSLTSDKMAESLQPVLHTVKKPKGMTSRSIDTIQKAISEGFVISFQYQGKFNERTRKFELRKDGEHYLVSPAHLLMDNGNYYLIGRDERIKEVRTYRVDRIVDCKAFEPMEEPVYVEPSYLSNMFNMYGGENEQLTLKFQESLMPTVVDRFGTDIRCRRLDDLWFEVKVDALFSDGFMMWLIQFGNQAEIIAPVERRETFKNKIAGLATMYQVETPAL; translated from the coding sequence GTGTCAAACGAAAAATTAACAAACCGTGACCGCTTACTTGCTGTACGAGAAATCTTCGAACGTCAGTCGGATGAAGATCATACGTTGACGCTTGAGGAATTAAGCATGGAACTCTCGAAACGAGGCTTAATCGAGAAGCTATCCCGAAAATCGTTAAAGGATGATATTGCAGCACTTGCTAAATCAGGCTTCGACGTCGTGGCGGAAGAGACGAAGAATGGACTTGCCATTCCGTATCATCTCGTCAGTCGTCCTTTTGAACATCATCAGCTCCGATTGCTCGTCGATGCCATCGCTAGTGCGAAGTTCATCTCGGAAAGTGAGACAACAGCTCTCGTCAAGACGCTTCAATCCCTGACGAGTGATAAGATGGCGGAGTCACTTCAGCCGGTCCTACATACTGTCAAAAAACCAAAAGGGATGACGTCCCGCTCAATCGATACGATTCAGAAAGCAATCAGTGAAGGTTTTGTCATCAGCTTCCAGTACCAAGGGAAATTCAACGAACGGACGCGAAAGTTCGAGTTACGCAAGGATGGCGAGCATTATCTCGTTTCACCAGCACATCTATTGATGGATAACGGAAATTACTATTTGATCGGAAGAGACGAACGGATCAAAGAGGTTCGAACGTATCGGGTCGATCGAATCGTTGATTGTAAAGCATTCGAACCGATGGAAGAACCGGTCTATGTCGAGCCAAGTTACTTAAGTAATATGTTCAACATGTATGGAGGAGAGAACGAGCAATTGACGCTTAAATTCCAGGAGAGTCTGATGCCGACCGTCGTTGACCGATTCGGGACCGATATCCGTTGTCGTCGTCTCGATGACCTCTGGTTCGAGGTTAAGGTCGATGCGCTCTTTTCTGACGGCTTCATGATGTGGCTGATCCAGTTCGGCAACCAAGCAGAAATCATCGCACCTGTCGAACGCCGAGAGACATTCAAGAATAAAATAGCGGGTCTTGCGACGATGTACCAAGTCGAAACTCCTGCTCTCTAA
- a CDS encoding DUF58 domain-containing protein: MQLITPKAFNLIILTMTGASGIIVGLYGPVWMAALLFAYTIYGWVMPYYLEYVAKRIHVRLLETVRAFREEAIQIPFELTNPTKLPLGRITISGLLGDQIKLPDANSQFWRQHMYVGKQTIVPFSIDVIAAQRGTIRIQSFDIMISDPFHLMTIYITLDIQELGHVFPDFAPASVEWNERMIPGETIDRSSPFSDRSSFHSVVPYSGDAKSIYWSAYAKTNELYSYQYDRKRNHDYAVIVDGLSADGLALRSDFEKLLSRAATIIRELEKQGASYSLWISMVNRTGQWYHVPSGTGKHQFLRTMECLARISEYDLPLERRYFTKRLQRSVPSTTAEIHLGHRQKGVSA, from the coding sequence ATGCAATTGATCACACCAAAAGCCTTTAACCTCATCATTCTCACCATGACGGGCGCAAGTGGGATCATCGTCGGACTCTATGGTCCTGTTTGGATGGCGGCCTTGTTATTTGCCTATACGATATACGGCTGGGTGATGCCCTATTATCTTGAATATGTCGCGAAGCGGATCCACGTCCGCCTCCTTGAGACAGTCCGTGCTTTCCGGGAAGAAGCGATCCAGATTCCGTTCGAGCTGACGAATCCGACGAAGTTGCCGCTTGGACGGATTACGATTTCCGGTCTACTCGGGGATCAAATCAAGCTTCCTGACGCGAATAGTCAGTTTTGGCGTCAACACATGTATGTCGGTAAACAGACGATCGTCCCGTTTTCAATCGATGTCATTGCCGCACAGCGAGGAACGATTCGGATTCAATCGTTTGACATCATGATCTCGGATCCGTTTCATCTGATGACGATCTATATCACGCTCGACATCCAGGAACTTGGGCATGTCTTCCCGGACTTCGCACCAGCGTCCGTCGAGTGGAACGAGCGGATGATTCCGGGTGAGACGATTGATCGTTCGAGTCCGTTTTCGGATCGTTCGAGTTTTCATTCAGTCGTTCCCTATTCCGGAGATGCGAAATCGATCTATTGGTCTGCCTATGCAAAGACAAACGAACTGTATTCGTATCAATATGATCGGAAACGTAATCATGATTATGCCGTGATCGTCGATGGTCTGTCAGCAGACGGGCTCGCCCTCCGCTCTGACTTCGAGAAACTCTTATCGCGTGCCGCAACAATCATCCGCGAACTCGAAAAACAAGGCGCTTCCTACAGTCTTTGGATCTCGATGGTCAATCGAACGGGTCAGTGGTATCATGTCCCGTCCGGTACGGGGAAACATCAGTTCCTGCGGACGATGGAATGTCTTGCCCGGATCTCAGAATATGACTTACCACTCGAGCGCCGCTATTTCACGAAACGCTTACAACGGAGCGTTCCGTCAACGACGGCAGAGATCCATCTCGGTCATCGGCAGAAAGGGGTGAGCGCATGA
- a CDS encoding AAA family ATPase, with protein MFQTLRTSLKQSVLGQDDVIDHLLIGLLAEGHILLEDRPGTGKTTLAKALAQTLDAKFSRVQCTADTLPTDLLGMELFNPLTGSFEQRFGPLFANIVLVDEINRTTPRTQSALLEAMAEAQVTIGDMSYTLPQHFLVIATQNPFDGHGTFPLPHAQLDRFLFKLSFAPLTRQAEKALLRGAHLTAADLHIPLEQLNDWKEEVVAVTIEDSVENYLLDVCDALRAHRDVEIGPSPRATLALLKAAKARAWMQERTYVTPEDVKHLATPLLAHRLVLTLEATLKLSNERLVQQVLDSLTVPTEV; from the coding sequence ATGTTTCAAACGTTACGGACATCACTTAAGCAATCCGTCCTTGGTCAGGACGATGTGATTGATCATTTATTGATCGGTTTACTTGCCGAGGGGCATATTTTACTCGAAGACCGCCCCGGGACTGGTAAGACAACACTAGCAAAAGCACTCGCGCAGACACTCGATGCAAAATTCTCACGTGTTCAATGTACAGCAGATACGTTACCGACGGATTTACTCGGAATGGAGCTGTTTAACCCACTCACTGGGTCGTTCGAACAACGGTTTGGTCCGCTGTTTGCGAACATTGTCCTCGTTGATGAGATCAACCGAACGACTCCACGGACCCAGTCCGCTCTCCTTGAAGCCATGGCAGAGGCACAAGTGACAATTGGTGATATGTCGTATACGCTACCCCAACACTTTCTTGTCATCGCGACACAAAACCCGTTCGACGGACACGGCACGTTCCCGCTCCCCCATGCGCAACTCGACCGCTTCTTGTTCAAGTTGTCGTTCGCTCCCCTGACGCGTCAAGCGGAAAAAGCATTGTTACGTGGAGCGCATCTGACCGCAGCCGATCTACACATTCCACTTGAACAACTCAACGACTGGAAAGAGGAAGTGGTTGCTGTCACGATTGAGGACAGCGTCGAAAATTACTTACTTGATGTCTGTGATGCACTCCGCGCCCATCGTGACGTTGAGATTGGACCAAGTCCACGAGCAACACTCGCCCTTTTAAAGGCAGCAAAAGCGCGTGCTTGGATGCAAGAGCGGACGTACGTCACACCAGAGGACGTCAAACACTTAGCAACGCCGCTTCTCGCTCACCGACTCGTCCTAACACTTGAAGCGACGCTGAAGTTGTCGAACGAACGTCTCGTTCAGCAGGTTCTCGATTCACTCACCGTTCCAACTGAGGTGTAA
- a CDS encoding DUF3006 domain-containing protein encodes MRLTVADFEDDLAICETDDRETITLPKSRLPRQATIGDRLDWSGRSIRILRNETNVRKKEITELMDDLFEE; translated from the coding sequence ATGCGATTGACCGTAGCTGATTTTGAAGATGATCTAGCAATTTGTGAGACCGACGACCGTGAGACGATCACGTTACCGAAAAGTCGTTTACCGCGCCAAGCGACGATTGGCGACCGACTCGATTGGAGCGGACGCTCGATTCGGATCTTACGCAATGAGACGAACGTGCGTAAAAAAGAGATCACCGAGCTGATGGATGATCTCTTTGAAGAATGA